Below is a genomic region from Methanobacterium sp..
CTTTAGAGTATAATGTATATCTATTTCTGGCTTGACTTTCGCCAATAAATGCTTTTGCTAAATTTTCGAGTGTTTTTTGCATGAATACACCTCTATTTTTTTTATACCTTAAGAATATATTATTGTTTGAAGTTTTTAAAAATTTATTAAATAATTTTCAATATATTAAAATAATAATTATAAACAATAATATATTATGAATAATTCTAGTAACGAATTACATATCAAAAAAATTCAGGAATCATTCTTAAATGTGACAAAAAATTCTGAAGACCCGATATGTCTCCTATTTGTAAGATGTATAATTAATGAAGAAGAAGGAAATTTAAATGAAATAGGAAAATCATTCCAGAAAATATCTGATTTTTTAATCAATCGACTTGCTGATCTAGAATTTAATCTAACTGAAAATGAAGATCATGGAAGAAAGGTGCGATTAGAAGAAATATTACAATCAATTAATGAAATAGGAAAAGAGTTAGAACAGATGACAGATGAAGAACAATGCAGTTATCAATGGTCTATAATTGGAATACTGCTTATGGTAGTAATGAACTTATTTAACCATATGGAAGTATATATGGACGAAAAATAAGCTTTCTTTTAATTAATAATTCGTGAAAAAAGTATTAAAGGGGATGTGTGGAAAGTAGAGGTTATTTAATGATCTCATCACAACAAGGCATGAAGGATAATAGATTCAATAATAAATAGTACTTCCCACAATTGAGTGTTATGCTTTTTATGTTATTTTAAACTTTTTGATACTAGTGGATTCCTGGACAGTGGGAGGAGATAGTGAATTGTCCAGGAAACTAGAGTAGATGCTGCCAAAAAACAGATAATAAATATAAGTTTAATTCCTGGACGAACGAAGGCGGTAAATTGTCCAGGAATAAAGTATTTAACAACACAGAGTTTTGTTTGTTAATTAACTTTTTTTGCTCCCAGTTATAATAAGTATATAATAATTAATATGTTTTATGTATTAATTAAAAATAGTTTGTATTTTTTTGTGGATTTAAAAACTTTTATTTAAACAGGTAGTGATTGCTGTTTGTAATTGTTCATTGTCGAAGGGTTTTTTAATATGTTCATAGGGTTCTGTTAATCTGATTTTTGCATGTCTTTCTAAATTAAAGCTAGCGCTAATATAAAGGATAGGCATGTTAAATTTTTTTCTGATGTATATTGCGGTATCAATACCGTTTAATGCACCATTTAAATGTGCGTCCATAATAATTAAATCAATCATATATTTTTTTATCACTTTTAATGCATTTTCACCTGATGAAACTATATCTACAACATTATGGCCCATTGATTTTAGTCTTTGTTTTATATCCAAAGCTATTATTAATTCATTTTCAACAATAAGAACATTAAGTGGCATATAAACTCCATTTTATTCTACATTAATCAATTTAAACTTTATTAATCATTTTTTAGTTAAAATAATGGAAAAATAAAATATTGGATAAATTAAAAATGATAGTAATTTAATTCATTATTCTATTTAATATAATAATCAATATATTTAAATTTTGAGGATATTGTTTATAGCTTTTTGCAGATGATGGTCTTCAAAGGGTTTTATTAAATATTCATATGGTTTAGTTTTTTTAATTTCTTCACGTGTTTTAAAATCAGGATTAGCAGAATTATAAATAATAGGAATATTAAACTCTTTTTTAATCAAAATAGCGGTTTCAATACCGTTTAATTTTCCTTTTAAAATTATATCCATTAAAATTAGATCAATTTTATTAGTTTTCACTAATTTTAGAGCATCTTCACCAGAGGTGGCTTTACATATCACTTCATAACCTAACGAGTTTAGTCTTTGTTCGAGATCCAAGGCTACTATACTTTCATCTTCAACAATCATAATTTTAATAACCATATATGATGTTCCTCCAACATTCCTTTTTTTATTAACTTTAATCGCCAAACAAACTTTTTATTTCCAGTTATTTTCCTTTTAATGCCCTTATTTTTAATATAAAGATCAGATATGATCTTAATTTACTTGAATCACAATTTCCATCAGCTGTTTAACGCCTCCATTTCTTAAATAAAGATCAAAAATGATCCTAATAAAGTTAATATTTCCATTTTATCCTATTTTAATGTTACTGCGCTTTATTTTTAGGAATAAAAGCTAAATATTAATTTATATCCAAAAACTAATAATTAGTAATATAAAAACAACTTAATATTAATTTAAAATATTTCATAAAATTAATCCGCATTCCATTAACTTTAAATAAGCAAGATAAATTCTTTTTAGAGTTTTTACATAAAATTTGATATTTTACAGTTTTTTGATCATGTTTTATCATATAAAAATAAAAAAAGTTATATATTTTATGATATAATGTTTACATGTAATCCTTGAATGCAAAATTGGACTACATGTCACTACAGAGCACATTCCACCAAGTTTGTGCTCTGTTTGACAAAAATAGTTATTTTTAAAATAGAACAGTCCTAAGTATTAAAAATTTAATTTCAATAAATCAAATATCAAAGACAATTTAACTTTTAAGCCAACACTCTTCAATATGTTTTAAAATATTTTTATATTCAGAATAATACAGTGGTTTTGTTATAAAACAGTCTGCTTGTAATTTTTGGGCTTTTAAGAAGTCTTCTTGATTTTTAGAAGTAGTTAAAATGATTACAGGAATGTATTTTAATGTTTTGTTGGTTTTTACTTCTTTTAAAATCTCAAAACCATCAACTAAGGGAATATTTAGATCAAGCAGTATCAAATCAGGATTAATTGTGTTTTGGTGTTTTTCTTTTTTGTTTAGGAAGTTTAAAGCTTCAACACCATTAGTAACTGTATAAAAGTTTGTTTTTGGGTTAAGTTCTTTGAATATTTCTTGCATCATTCTTATGTCCGCAGGATTATCTTCAATAATTAAAACGTTAAATTTCCCCTTTTCTTCATCATCATCCATCTAAAAAAACCCCTTATGTAATACAAAGATCATTTATGATCATATTATGTATAAAAGTTTATATACTACCTATTTTCTCGTTAAAAAGAGTAGTTGTAGCTTTATTTATGGGTGCATGTTATTAATAAAATTTGAGATTAAGTATATAAGTTAGTCTACCCTAATCTGTATTTTTTCATGTGATTAATACACCTTTATTAATGATCAAAATATAACTTAATAATTATATGGGGGGTGTACTTACTTAATGATGGGGTCAAACAAGATCACTATTTTAGTTATAAATAATAATCCTGACGAAATAAAGTTAATGACTAACATAATTGACATTCAACAATGGAATGTTAATTTCATCAATTTAAAAGATGGTCTTGAAGCATTGAACTATCTACACAAAAAAGGTAAATATAAAAATTGTAAAATTCCTTCTTTAATTTTATTGGATTTTGATTTACCTAAAAAAAGCGGTCTTGAAGTACTCAAAGAAATTAAAACAAATGCCTCACTAAAATGCATACCTGTAATTATTTTAACAAATTCCCTTGATCATAATGAAATAATTGAAGCATATGAATATCATGTAAATGCATATATACCCAAACCAGTTGATTATGATAAATTTAAAGAAGATATATACATTTTTAAAGAATTCTGGTTTAATAATGCCAAATTACCTAAAATAAAATAAATTTTTGTAACTGCTCTTCTATTTTTTTAAACTTAATAATTATTATACCAAAAATATACTATTTAATATGGCTTATTTTGATTGTAAAAATCCTCAAAAATAGGTTTATATAATTTAGCAACTTCTTCTTTTGATGGAACCTTTGAATCTCCTTTTGATTCAAGATAAAAATAATATATATTCATTAATATTTTGTAAACTTCTTGTATATCATCAAAATATACTCTAAAACTTATATGGCCATCTTTTATCTCAAAATTATGTTTATCTAATTTTTCTTTTAAATCTGGAATAAATTCTTTAAGAAGTTCCGCATCGTTATAAACTAAAATATAATCTTTAGGGATTGGCATTTCAACATCACCAATACTTCTTATATCCAGATTCTTTTCTATTATTTCTTCAAACTGTAACATTTTATCACCAAATAATCAATTAATCATTTAGCAATATAAATTATGCTTATTTTTTGTTGTTTTCATAGAAATGCACTACAGATGTTCTCCTATTTTTTTTGGAAAATTTATTTCATAAATTCTGCTTTTAGAACTCCTTTAGAGTCTCTGTAAGTTTCAATAATCTTTCCTTCCTTTAGATTATCTTTAATAACTAAACCATCGATATTCTGCAGAGTAGTAGTTATTACAGGAAAATCCATTTCATAAAATGTTTCAAGGTCATTTTCTATTTGGGGAATTATTACTTTACAGTACAAATGATATTTATTTTCATGACAGTATATATGGAACACTGCATACTCATGTAGATCATTTCCAAATTTAATTGAATATTCTTGGAGTAGTGAAATAATACAAAGTGCAATATCGTCACTAGACTCTAACATGTATAAATTGTTAATTTTATTTCCGGTTAGTCCATATATTCTAAGATACTTCTCTAAAACGAATAGTAATCCTTTTATTATTGAATTAACATCCATTATATTTTTAACAGGTAAATCTTCCTCTTTATTATTCTCTAAGATATTCTTTTTTCTAGCATTTACGTGTTCAATGATATTTCTTTTTATTATTCCGTTATTCCTATTTTGGTGCGCAATAAAATCACATATTTCTACAAAGTTTTCGACATCTTGATATAATTCAGAAGTTAAATGATATTCGTCTTTTAATATTTTTGC
It encodes:
- a CDS encoding response regulator, translated to MVIKIMIVEDESIVALDLEQRLNSLGYEVICKATSGEDALKLVKTNKIDLILMDIILKGKLNGIETAILIKKEFNIPIIYNSANPDFKTREEIKKTKPYEYLIKPFEDHHLQKAINNILKI
- a CDS encoding response regulator, which codes for MPLNVLIVENELIIALDIKQRLKSMGHNVVDIVSSGENALKVIKKYMIDLIIMDAHLNGALNGIDTAIYIRKKFNMPILYISASFNLERHAKIRLTEPYEHIKKPFDNEQLQTAITTCLNKSF
- a CDS encoding response regulator, with translation MMGSNKITILVINNNPDEIKLMTNIIDIQQWNVNFINLKDGLEALNYLHKKGKYKNCKIPSLILLDFDLPKKSGLEVLKEIKTNASLKCIPVIILTNSLDHNEIIEAYEYHVNAYIPKPVDYDKFKEDIYIFKEFWFNNAKLPKIK
- a CDS encoding response regulator, with protein sequence MDDDEEKGKFNVLIIEDNPADIRMMQEIFKELNPKTNFYTVTNGVEALNFLNKKEKHQNTINPDLILLDLNIPLVDGFEILKEVKTNKTLKYIPVIILTTSKNQEDFLKAQKLQADCFITKPLYYSEYKNILKHIEECWLKS